Part of the Benincasa hispida cultivar B227 chromosome 12, ASM972705v1, whole genome shotgun sequence genome is shown below.
GCGCCCCAGTTGTACACTCCCTTCGTCCTATGAACCCTTGTTGATTCTGAACTTTGTTCGCAAAGGAACCGAACTTTTGACGTGCCAACCCTTTTTTATGTGCCGTTTTACCCAAAAATGAGCTTTGCTCCTCTGGGCTCCCGGCGCTCCCGTGGTTCGCGAGAAGGAAAAAGGACTCATCCTTTGTTGCATTTGGCACGAGATGATAAAGAGAGAGCTTCGTCTATCCATGAACAACAGATTGATGGAACTTTTGGCATTGCTTTGTTTTTCTCTCCTTTCCTATCAGCGAGTTCCGATCCTTTTGTTCGAAATTTCTTCGTTCGTACCGAACCGCTTATAGAATCAAATCCTATTCCACAAGATCTATATCAGCTATACATCCTCCTTGCATTTATGCCGGAGACGTCGCCAGTGCTATAGGTTTTGGCTTATGTAGATCCAAAATGATGAATGGGATTGTGGCACTTCACTCGCCGCCAATGCGGAAGGATGCCGCCGAAAAGAATGGAACGCTGCTTCGCTCTGCTGGATGCGTTGGATCCCGTATAACAAGCGAGCTTTTTAGCGTCAAATTCAAACATGTGGGTGCAAAATACTATCCTGCTCTATTGTTCCGTAGCAATAGAAGCCTGCTTATGCTGCTTCGGTGGTGATTTTTCGCCTTCTCTTCGCTCTAGACGGGAGGGCTAGTGGACACGGGGAGGGAGCAGGCAAAGCGTATCGTTCGTAATGGAAAGAAAGAGACCGCTACTTCGCTTCTTTGTTGGACCACCAGCGCGAACATAGTAGTCTCTGACCAGGACCAGGAACCAATTCGAATTTGGATCTTGATATGTCGGTGCTTTTTAACCGTAGGCATCTTACTAGGAAGTTGGTGGCTCATCTGCAATTAGGTCGGAGGTGGCTGGTGGTGTTTGGGATCCCGTAGAAAATGCTTCTTTTATGCCGCGGGTATTAGCCACAGCTCGTATTCATTCAGTTATTTTACCCCTTCTTCATTCTTAGACCTTGTTTCTGAATATTGTGACTTTTCCATGCTGTGTCTCAGGAACCTTTTCAATACGGTCCGGATTGCTAGCTCCCGTTCATAGTTTTGCTACAGATGATACACGAGGAATCTTTTTATGGCGGTTCTTCCTTCTAATGACCGGCATATCAATGATTCTTTTCTCCCAGATGAAGCAGCAGGCATCGGTCCGTAGAACCTATAAAAAAGAGATGGTTGTGGCGCGAAGTACTCTTGTGCACCTACGTCACTCGGCTCGCGCGCAACCCCGCCCCGTTATGTTATGGAAGAATTGAACTTATTGCAGGGCTGGTTATTTAGAGCCAGCAATTGGCTGCCGAATTTCGTCCTGCAACTAGAAGAAGATCACTTTGGGGGTCACAGTGGCATGGCTGAATGTAGAGCAGTCCGCCCCTACAGCGTTTGATGAGTCGATTCTTTTTTTCTTCGGAAGATGGTCAAGGTAGCTTGCTTCCAAGCCACTGCACTAGATGTGCATGTAGTTGTAGTAATCGGCTCAAAATGCCTCTGTTCTATACTAAAAATACTACTTTGGATGAATGGGGTCTTTGCTCTGCAAAATAAGGCAGACGAGTATACCATTGAAGATTTTGATGGTTTTCTCGGTTTCGAATAGTATATGAGCGGAGCCAGAGCGACTAGAGTTTACTTCAGGAATAGAGGTTTTTGATGTAGTTGCGCACGTTTTTGCTTTTTTCATCGAGATTGGGTCTCAGCGTCAGTACAAGATCGAAAAGAATGCATAGCATTATGAGATGCCCAAGATAAAAGGAACGAAGGGAAGAATCTACAAGGAATCCATAACATCAAATCGTGAATCAAAAAGCGTGACGAGAATTCTCAACCCGAGATGTTAGAAGGTGCAAAATCAATGGGTGTCGAAGCTGCTACAATTTCTTCAGCAAGAGCTATTGTCGGTATTGGAAACGTGTTCAGTTCTTTGATCCATTCCATGGCAGTTCGAGTCAAGTGCCAGTTACAGAACTAATTGTTGGCAAgtgactttgaccaaatagaCATAGCCATAGCCATGAGGCACTCTCGGACCTTTTGAATCTTATAAAACCTTTTTCTGGGTTTTGAATTgacacaaaaacaaaacaaattttttgtaGAACCTAATGTATTCACATATCTCCATTAGAAGTTCCTAAATGGAACTACTTTGTCTTACATagaacatatttttttatttttatataaaatacattCTCTAATGTACCTCTATATCGTTTACCCCtacaaaatactaaaaaaaatttgaacgaTCTTAGATTAGAAGGGATATAATGAAATTCCTTGATTGGTTCTTCACTGAGAAATTATCCCTTTTCTTTGATTAACAAAGAATTataacaaatatcaaaatatcaaaatttctaACTAATACTAGCTAAATATAATAGCTATATATTTATACAAAACattcatatttgaaaatatttatcaaaagaAAAGTTTCATAATAGCATAGcagttaataattaaaataaaaaaaataaacagagTTTTCTTATTTGAAACGCCTTTGTTGATCTTCAACCAATTTTGGGCTTCAAATTAATACCGGGAGTAAGTGCTATAGCTTGTTTCCAATACTCAACGGCTAATTGAACCAAGCCTCCGCAATTTCAGAATTCCTGTCGAATGGCCTGTTCTCCCCGGTCGGAATAGGCAGTAAATTCCTTCTCTTAGAACCGTACTTGAGAGTTTCCTACCTCATACGGCTCAACATCATCAATTCTTTTGCATAAATCCACAATctaattgaatgaaatttttcaTAGATCTagcccatttttttttctcagttAAGCAAAAGAGGTTAATTATATAAGTTTCAAACTTCAATTTTGctgaataattaaaaatagttttatctttTCTCCCACCTTAAGAAGAATAAAGCAAGGCATTCCACTATCGTTACAATTTTCTGAAAGATAACTATCTCGGTTTCATCTAGAATTTTATATAGAATCCTTGAAAAAAACTTTCCTTCATAAGAAAGAAAAGACTTACTGTCTTTGGGATCTGATGCTACACCGCTGCTCAATATCTTAGGGGATCCACCCTATTAATAAGTGGATTCCTTCATTTTGATCTTATATCATGATATAAGTAAGCAGTTTTTATTGTATCGGCCAAAAACCTGACTAATTGATCTTTACGGTGCTTCTTCTATCAATTAGATCCTTTATCCATAGAATAAAGTATCTAGGCATACCTATTTCTTCATATTTCTACTTCTATGAAGTTTCTTTCTTTGCTACAGGTGATACAAATCGTTAGTTTGAACAATACATATGTAGAAagcctattttttttagtatatattaGCGAATTtgctcttttcttttctttctataGTGGAGATAATCGCATGTAATGACAAATCACAGCCATATTATTAAAAGCTTGTGGTAAGAACGGGTTTCGTTCTAGTGCCCAAAAATAATATTCCAAAGCTTTTGTATGATCTCCGTTCCTTGTGTGGATAAGACCTATGTTATAGAGTATATAACTTCGATCATAGGGATCGATTTCTAGTCGCATAGCTTCATAATAATTCTGTAGAGCTTCCGCATAATTTCCTTCGGATTGAGCCGACATCAGTTACGGTCGTTCGTTATTCCATTCAAAGAATCTCCGTTCCAGAACCGTACGTGAGATTTTCATCTCATACGGCTCTCCCTTTCTGTGATGTGCATAATGAGATGAGAATAATACATGAAAtcaaaaaagatttaaatactCTCATTATGAACTCATGGGACTAGCGTTTTTACAAAAAATCTCTAGCCAACCTTCctgtaaaagatcttttcttAACATCAAGCATGGTGTtactagataaaaaaaaaatgataactcTAACAATTTCTTTGTCCTCAACGCCTCTAAATTTCCAGGAATTAGTCACTTCAACAGTCTTCGATGGTTATACAGGTATCCAAAATACAAACGAGATGGATGTTTGTTGTCCCAACCATTTTTCTAAGTTCCGATCCCGATAAGGAAAAGGGATAATTTATAACAAAGTTTTCGTGTTGTTGATTCCTAGGTGTAGTGCTTCTTCCCCTCTGCTACCTATTTTTACTAGTGAATATTTTTACTAGTGGAGTATGGTTGACTTAATCCATAGGTTACACCTTTCGCTTAATACTAGAATCGACAATTAAAGCATCTGAGTTTACATTAATCGGGGATACACGACAGAAggaatattttgattttcaaattgcaCCTCCAAGAAGCGTAGATTTATTTCAATTATTGTTTTCTTTCTATCCCGAATATTGTGTCTTTCTACTAAGACGGAGAGCagtaaagaaaattgaaaaaaaaaaaatcaaatcgcACCATCTCTGTAATAGGTGAATGCCTCTTTTTCCCCGGAAGTTGTCGGAATTATTCGTAATAAGATATTGGCTACAATTGAAAATGTCTTATCGATAAAATTTCCATTTATTCCACCAGATCTAGGCATCGGTAACAATCCCAttctataatttcttttaattaccTCTCGTGAGAAAATGATCCCACAAACAAAGGAATTGCATAGTAcgaaataacataaaataaaaacggattcattaaaataaaaaatcccaCTCGATATTCAAATTGTTTCTTTTTGAGTTCACAGGAATCAATAAAACAGAAGAAATATTTCAATNATCCGTCATTAGGAGTAAGGCGTATTTTCAAAATACCTATATCTACACCTGTGGCAATAGGTGCGTGATCTGGTAATACCCCAATTTGGCCACTATTCGTAACTAAAATGATTTCTTTCACTTCTGAATCCCAACTAATTCGATTCAGAGTCAGGACACTAAGATTTAAGGTCATTTCTTTAATTTGCTCTCCATTTCTAAGTTCGTAGCCTTCGTAGTAGCTTCATCGATgttacctacaaaataaaagGCTTGTTCGAGAAGACCATCTAATTCTTTGTAAAGGATTAATTTAAACCCTCTAATTGTTTGTGCTAGGCCAACGTATTTCCCAGGGGAGCCAATAAATACTTCTGCTACGAAAAAAAGGTTGTAATAAGAAATGCTCAATTTTTCGTGCTCGTGCTACGGTTAAGCGATCCTCTTCGGATAATTCGTCCAACCCAAGGATAGCTATAATGTTCTGCAGTTCTTTGTAATGTTGTAAGGTTTGTTTAACTCTTTGTGCAGTTTCATAATGTTCTTCACCAAAGATTCGAGGTTGTAGCATAGTTGAGGTTGAATCTAAAGGATCTACTGCTGGATAGATACCTTTGGCAGCTAATCCTCTTGATAGTACGGTAGTAGCATCCAAATGTGCAAATATGGTGACAGGAGCAGGATCGATCAAATCGTCCGTAGGTACATAAACAGCTTGAATAGAAATTATGGACCCTTCCTTGGTAAAAGTAATTCTTTCTTGTAAGGAACCCATTTCGGTACTAAGAGTCGGTTGATAACCCACAGCCGAAGGCATTCTACCCAGTAACGCGGATACTTCGAATCCCGCTTGAACGAAATGGAAGATATTGTCGATAAATAGAAGCACGTCTTGTTCATTAACATCTCGGAAATATTCCGCCATAGTTAGGGCAGTTAAACCAACTCTCATACGAGCTCCCGGCGGTTCATTCATCTGACCGTAGACTAGAGCCACTTTTGATTCTgcaatattttcttcattaattACTGCGGATTCTTTCATTTCCATGCAAAGATCATTTCCTTCACGAGTAAATTCACCTACTCCTCCAAATACGGATACACCTCCATGAGCTTTGGCAATGTTGTTGATCAATTCCATAACGAGTACTGTTTTACCCACTCTAGCCCCAACGAATAGTCCTATTTTTCCTCCATGTCGATAAGGGGCTAAAAGATCCACTACTTTAAATCCTGTTTCAAAAATagataattttgtatctaactGTATAAAAGCAGGGGCGGATCTATGAATAGGAGATGTTGTGCTAGTATCTACAGGACCCAAATTATCAATAGGCTCTCCAAGCACGTTGAAAATTCGGCCGAGAGTCGCTCCGCCGACTGGAACACTTAGAAGAGCTCTCATGTCAATCACTTCCATTCCTCTcattagaccatttgtagcactcaTAGCTACATCTCTAACTCGATTATTTCCTAATAATTGTTGTACTTCACAAGTCACATTAATTTCTTGACCGGCAGTATCTTGACCTTTAACTATCAAAGCGTTGTAAATATTACTGTACTGAAACTTCCAAAGTCTTATCCAAGCCCTGAAATTTCGTGGATCTTCAAAAAGAAGACTTTGGAATACCTTTTTCTGATTTACAATTGACATGACCAAAGTCATCTATTAAAATAAGGATAATGTGTCGGAAATGGCCGGGATAGCTCAGTTGGTAGAGCAGAGGAACTGAAAATCCTCGTGTCACATAGTCAAATCTGGTTCTTGGCACATCATGATGTCGGGAAATCTACctttaactaaaaactaaacTATATTATTTTGACTCTATTTAATAGATGAGTAAAATAGACAAGTAAAGATAAAGaggatatttatataatatgtaaaggatatatatagatatgtaaaagaaaagaattttattttgtttcctttcttttttatttgttcatACTCTGTCTCCTCGCGTTCAATTAATACTTTATACATATTTGAAAGGTTCAATTAGTTCTTATAAGACCAAAAGTCTAGTCTCGGGGAGTTGAAAGGCGGGAATGGCCAAGATTCATCTCAGATACAGTACAAATAGAATCCGATTCTCTTTTCATAATTATATTTCTTCATTTCCCCCTATGTGACTTTTTAAAACAACATCTAAGTCATATGCGTGATACATAGTTCATAATGCAGAACGCATTTAGTTCATCCTATTAGCTCGGCTCATCCAAAATAAGTATGTTAAAAATTTGATAATCTCACCAAATctctaattgttttttttttatatttcaaatcaataataataagatgAATGAGACTTCAATTACTATGCTATATCTAGAATAGAACGTACAAATGTATTTGAATATCTTGAGTTGTCGAAGTGAAGATTAGTTTCGTATTATTTAATGAGCATCTTGTATTTCATAAAAATGGGGGCAATATAATCCTTACGTAAGGGCCATCCTACCAACTTTCAGGCATTAAAATACGCTTTAGACGTGGATGATTATCATAAAGAAATTCCCAACATATCATAAGATTCCCTTTCGGAAAATCCGCACTTTTCCAACACAGAAAACAGACGGAATTCTAGGATTTATCCTTGCGGCAAATACTTTTATGCATACCTCTTCCGGTTGATCATACCATACTCGATTCTCGTAAGATGATACACACTAGCTACAAGTCCGCCTGGTGCTACATCATAAGCAACATTGGGAACGTAGATAATTGTAACCATATACATATAAAATGACTGCAATGGAATGCCATTCCTCGGGCTTTATTTGTAAAGTCTCTATTCCTTGGTAATCGAAACCCAAAGATCTATGAACCAGTCCATGTTTGACTAGCCAAGAAGACAAATGACCCTGCATCTTTTTTATCTCCCCCCCCcattttttgatttttattgTATAAGTTTTCCCATTTACAAtgaaaaatttatgaagattcACTCGTTTTTGTTATTCTGTACAAAGTATACTGCCTAATTTACTAATTCGTAGGAAGAGACTGCACTTTTGTTATTGAAAAAAGTTTCAGGAGGGATGATCTCTGAAGTAGATGATGGTTGATAGAGTAATCCTTGATCGTAATTTCCAGTATGAGTATTGGGCCAACATGAATTTGTGGTTGGTCGTAAAACACCGATTCTCCTCTTGAGACTTAATTCGATCTTCATAGATTTCTCGAGATATTTTCTTACGAAGTTTTGTTATAGCATCTATAACAGCCTCGGTTTAGGTGGACAACCCGGCAAATACACATCGACAGGAATTAACTTATCGACTCCCGAACAGTACTGTAAGAATCGGTACTGAACATCCCTCCTGTAATTGTACATGCTCCATAGCAATAACATATTTTGGTTCAGGCATTCTCATATAATCTTACTAAAGAAGGACATTTTCATTGTTACCTGCCGCTGTTAAAATTAAGTCTGCCTGTCTAGGACTAGATCTTGGTACCAGTCCATAACGATCAAAGTCGAATCGTGAACCTATTAATGAAGCGAATTCAATGAAGCAACAACTGGTACCATAGAGAAGGGCCATAAACTGGAGAGTCTTGACCAATTTGAAAGATCATTTGATGTAGTTGAAATAACTGAAGTTTGGGTTGTTCGATCAAGTAAGGGAAACTCGATGGAATTCATAACTGtctcaatgttttttttaattgtctGAATATTCAAAACTAAGACCATTCCAATGCTCCTTTTCGCCATGCATAAACTAAACCGACAATTAGGATAAGCACGAAAATTATAGCTTCTATAAAAGACGGATACCCCTAATACATCAAAACTCATTGCCCATGGATAAAGAAAAACCGTTTCAACAtcaaaaacaacaaaaactaGAGCAACATATAAATAACGGATTCTAAATTGTACCCAAGCATCGCCCATGGGTTCTATTCCCGATTCATAACTCGAAAGTTTCTCTGGCTCTTTTGCTAAGAGGGGCTAAAACTCCAGAAATTAGAAATGCCAAAATAGGAATAACACTTGATATTATTAGAAATACCCAGAAAATATCATATTCGTAAAGCAGAAACATAAACGTACTCTATCAATGTGGAAAATATACCGGATTAGTCGATTCGAATTGAACTGAATTGTTGTTTTGAGGATTActtaaataaaacaacaattcattttttttgACCGAATCACCTCCTTTCGTTTGTTTGCTTCGGTACATGTCTCGTTTGAAGATTCATCCACTAGAATCCTATTTATATAATATCTATTATATccataataatatatattatattaaatattatattttatatagagAGGATACATATAGTAGGAACTTCTATTTAGGAACTTTTAGTGATTGAATAAGGAAAGAGAAGACGACTACTTTAGTTTTGTACTTTACTAGATAAGGTATACCAAGAAAAAGCCTATTTGAGAATGTTTACAATGAAAGTTACCAAAGATCTTCGTTTCTCAAACTCTAGCTTGTTCACAAATCAAATACAGTAAGTCGTTCCTAGATCCATGTGATTTACTAGTGATCATTCGATTTGCATTGGGTTATGGTGGAGTTTTTAACCGGTTTCATGTCATGATTTTGACTCCAAAAATTTACTAGAATTGGGTAGGTATCCCAAAGAGAAGAAGTATTCCTAATTTCTTGATTTTGTATGGGaaaataggaaaattttcaTATGTAATTTCATCTACAAAGATAAGACATTAATGATGAACCAAATCAAAGTGTCCAGTTAcaaacaatacaaacaataatgAGGAAAGGAAAACGATTctatttttgaattattaataatataggGCTATAGGACTCGAACCGTAGACCTTCTCGGTAAAACAGATCAAACTTATTATTATCAAAAATGATTTGAACTGTTTCAAAGACCAACATGCATTTTTTTGCATTGGGCTTTTCATTAACTGCTATAAATATAAGTAAGTTAGTCTACCATATTTTTTTCTTGACAGAAAGAAAGGGAGATGGTTCATTGTGCTCTGATTCATTCTTTTGATTCGAATCTCGGAGCACTACCAAAGTGTTTCAAAGAAGGGTTATCCTGACGTAGGTATGCTTCTGACCTAGATCAACTTAAGTTAAATGGAATCTCTATCGTCCTGCTTCTgcttaaagaataaaatatgaaaCTTCATACACCTTAAAGTTGTTCATAAGATAGGAcgaagataattttttttgagGTCCTGATACTCATTATGCCTAGCATTGAATAGACTGGGTATTCACCTTATCAATATCTCAAATCAATGATGGATTTTTTTTAGTGCCTAAATGGGGCACTCGATTCGGACCGAACTTTTTGTCAGGCTACTGTTCTCTTGTTTTGTTCCCTAAAAGTAATAGAGTAAGACATCGATTTCTCAATAAGATCAACTTTTTTGATTACATGATGTACTTCTCTGAAAAACATTGGCGCGCGTGTAAACGAGGTGCTCTACCAACTGAGCTATAGCCCTTGTGCTTGTGATACATATCTTATCATGTAGATAATTTCTTTGTCAAGATGAATTTCTATGATCTATTTTGTTGATTTGTTTCATTGGTATTGCTTATCAATAATATTCGATTTATAATCTATCGATGTGATGTGATAGGGCccatttgttttttctttgtgaTGATAAATGACCTACTTAACTCAGTGGTTAGAGTATCGCTTTCATACGGCGGGAGTCATTGGTTCAAATCCAATAGTAGGTAGAACTTATTAGATACCACAGAAGCAATGGTATCTAATAAGTTTTTCTACTCAACTTTGTTCTAGTGATTTTCTATCTTTTCCATCCCACTCTATATTTatctatatttatttcatttttgaattgtATTCTTTTTTCcatgaaaatttcatttcacTTGATTATTTAGACGCATTAACTAGGTACGCATTGATAGCCTCTACTCGTGTCCTAGCTCGTCTGAGAGCTAAATTTGCCTCGATTGTTTGTCTCTTGCCCTGAGCTTCCCTCAAGTTAGCTTCCGCTATTTCAAGAGTTTGCTGAGCTTCTTGTGGATCAATGTCACTAGCCTTCTCCGCATCATTTACTAAATAAGTGACCTCATTATTGCCTATTCTAGCAAAACCACCCATCAGAGCCATCGTTAACCATTCCTCAATATAATGGGTTATAGAATAATTGGTTAATGGCTATTCTATTAATATCATAATTCTatactatattaaataatttatcgaATAATAAAGTTATTTTTAGTTATGTTATAAAGGATCTACCCTAAGGGTAGggtaagaataaaaaaaaaaaaaaaaaattaaaaggtgCAATCCAAACCAACTAAATGCAattgagatgataatgaagtATTTCTCTGTTTTCATTCTGAAAGTGGAAGCTAAGACGAAAAAAAGAATTGACCGTTTAagtattcaaaattttactaagaaaaaaatggaaagaagGGAAAATATATATGTCTATATATCTATCTATATTGAATTATATTGAATTGCAGATACAGAAATGATAGAATCATTTTGGATCGGACCAAATACGGGTCTCCGATAGAGA
Proteins encoded:
- the LOC120067425 gene encoding LOW QUALITY PROTEIN: uncharacterized protein LOC120067425 (The sequence of the model RefSeq protein was modified relative to this genomic sequence to represent the inferred CDS: inserted 1 base in 1 codon; substituted 1 base at 1 genomic stop codon) encodes the protein MPRSGGINGNFIDKTFSIVANILLRIIPTTSGEKERGRSTTPRNQQHENFVINXSLFLIGIGTXKNGWDNKHPSRLYFGYLYNHRRLLK